A single region of the Lotus japonicus ecotype B-129 chromosome 4, LjGifu_v1.2 genome encodes:
- the LOC130713245 gene encoding LOW QUALITY PROTEIN: uncharacterized protein LOC130713245 (The sequence of the model RefSeq protein was modified relative to this genomic sequence to represent the inferred CDS: inserted 1 base in 1 codon; deleted 4 bases in 3 codons; substituted 1 base at 1 genomic stop codon), producing the protein MTLEEVNGEIVLNHVSFKYPTRPDVQIFKDLCLTIHSGKTVALVGESGSGKSTVISLLQRFYDPDSGNITLDGKEIQRLQVKWLRQQMGLVSQEPVLFNETIRANIAYGKGGDATEAEIIAAAELANAHNFISGLQKGYDTIVGERGVQLSGGQKQRVAIARAIVKNPKILLLDEATSALDAESEKVVQDALDRVMVDRTTIVVAHRLSTIKGADLIAVVKNGVIAEKGKHEALLHQGXSICFLSSIAHKCFFILVPLSACWYFYLSKIRCTGFMSLVIWQDAMVALSPEKVVAGKYGGDGRVEFEGLIVMEFKDLCLTIHSGKTVALVGESGSGKSTVISLLQRFYDPDSGNITLDGKEIQRLQVKWLRQQMGLVSQEPVLFNETIRANIAYGKGGDATEAEIIAAAELANAHNFISGLQKGYDTIVGERGVQLSGGQKQRVAIARAIVKNPKILLLDEATSALDAESEKVVQDALDRVMVDRTTIVVAHRLSTIKGADFNCSGXEWCLAEKGKHEALLHQGGQYASLVALHTSASSS; encoded by the exons ATGACATTGGAAGAAGTCAATGGAGAAATTGTTTTAAACCATGTTAGTTTCAAGTATCCTACCAGACCTGATGTTCAAATATTCAAAGATCTTTGCTTGACCATTCACAGTGGCAAG ACTGTTGCACTGGTTGGAGAAAGTGGAAGTGGAAAATCAACAGTGATCTCACTACTACAAAGATTTTATGACCCGGACTCGGGAAACATTACACTGGATGGAAAAGAAATCCAAAGACTGCAAGTGAAATGGCTAAGACAGCAGATGGGCCTGGTAAGCCAAGAGCCAGTACTGTTTAATGAAACTATTAGAGCTAACATTGCATATGGAAAAGGAGGAGATGCAACAGAAGCAGAAATCATAGCTGCAGCAGAACTAGCAAATGCCCACAATTTCATTAGTGGTTTGCAGAAG GGTTATGACACGATAGTCGGGGAGCGAGGAGTTCAATTATCTGGGGGACAGAAGCAGCGGGTGGCAATTGCGCGAGCTATTGTGAAGAATCCAAAGATATTATTACTAGATGAAGCCACCAGTGCACTTGATGCCGAGTCTGAAAAAGTGGTTCAGGATGCACTTGACCGTGTTATGGTAGACCGAACCACAATAGTAGTGGCTCATAGGTTATCTACTATTAAGGGTGCAGATTTAATTGCAGTGGTTAAGAATGGTGTTATAGCAGAGAAGGGAAAGCATGAAGCATTACTCCATCAGG GGTCAATATGCTTCCTTAGTAGCATTGCACACAAGTGCTTCTTCATCTTAGTACCACTTTCAGCTTGTTGGTACTTTTATCTAAGCAAAATCAGATGCACAGGATTTATGTCCTTAGTAATTTGGCAA GATGCAATGGTAGCACTGAGCCCGGAAAAAGTGGTAGCCGGAAAATatggtggtgatggaagggTGGAGTTTGAAGGTTTGATAGTTATGGAG TTCAAAGATCTTTGCTTGACCATTCACAGTGGCAAG ACTGTTGCACTGGTTGGAGAAAGTGGAAGTGGAAAATCAACAGTGATCTCACTACTACAAAGATTTTATGACCCGGACTCGGGAAACATTACACTGGATGGAAAAGAAATCCAAAGACTG CAAGTGAAATGGCTAAGACAGCAGATGGGCCTGGTAAGCCAAGAGCCAGTACTGTTTAATGAAACTATTAGAGCTAACATTGCATATGGAAAAGGAGGAGATGCAACAGAAGCAGAAATCATAGCTGCAGCAGAACTAGCAAATGCC CACAATTTCATTAGTGGTTTGCAGAAG GGTTATGACACGATAGTCGGGGAGCGAGGAGTTCAATTATCTGGGGGACAGAAGCAGCGGGTGGCAATTGCGCGAGCTATTGTGAAGAATCCAAAGATATTATTACTAGATGAAGCCACCAGTGCACTTGATGCCGAGTCTGAAAAAGTGGTTCAGGATGCACTTGACCGTGTTATGGTAGACCGAACCACAATAGTAGTGGCT CATAGGTTATCTACTATTAAGGGTGCAGATTTTAATTGCAGTGGTTAAGAATGGTGTTTAGCAGAGAAGGGAAAGCATGAAGCATTACTCCATCAGGGAGGTCAATATGCTTCCTTAGTAGCATTGCACACAAGTGCTTCTTCATCTTAG